A window from bacterium encodes these proteins:
- a CDS encoding VWA domain-containing protein: MAKKATLPSFDFDLQLMIWQGVARTWGWLRRDPGERRRTAAGVPLSEERARLQSLARAISGLPLLVRATHELPGCDGRHLLLPERVAWFEEPDLNRLTLRLLAIALAEVAAAGRILDPGDAPRLDPLELGRARAAFSDYPGLREALEVYERAEEARLGRSAWAPVPEGGELPALCYRLLPRARGLATDLSAPGQEAEASGELSEAEATVQEGVERVELSKEEREQPPPHHNFEKVETLDEFRGIVRDLDGSDELEAELDAMRELKMGHVIRVDDPAHAIYRAELLMDDQTGEVASAQGEGIPYDEWDAKKKAYRKAWCRIRVSRCDAREPEWYAEQRPKHADAIRRLKRAMERAVAARDRRWRQPEGPELDLGAVIEQRVRLLSGQAPNEEIYLDARRPRRELAVLVLLDLSLSTDAYVDGRRVLDVCKESLLVLAEVCNGFGDAFEIAGFSSNTRNQVDYRVIKAFSDAWSAAAPLIGPLEPRGYTRIGPALRHATRRLAKQAAKHRVILLLSDGKPNDFDRYEGRYGIGDIRQAVREAEREGVRVHALAVDKQASDYLPHMLGGQRFSVLRHPDELAGAMSQLIARLASRG; this comes from the coding sequence ATGGCCAAGAAAGCCACGCTTCCATCCTTCGACTTCGACCTCCAGCTCATGATCTGGCAGGGCGTCGCCCGCACCTGGGGATGGCTGCGGCGCGACCCCGGCGAGCGGCGGCGAACGGCCGCCGGCGTGCCGCTCTCCGAAGAGCGCGCGCGCCTCCAAAGCCTGGCCCGCGCGATCTCGGGCCTGCCCCTCCTGGTGCGCGCGACCCACGAGCTGCCGGGGTGCGACGGCCGTCACCTGCTGTTGCCCGAGCGTGTGGCATGGTTCGAGGAACCAGACCTCAATCGCCTGACACTCAGGCTCCTTGCGATCGCCCTGGCCGAGGTCGCGGCCGCCGGGCGGATCCTCGACCCAGGCGACGCCCCCCGGCTCGATCCGCTCGAACTCGGGCGGGCCCGCGCCGCCTTCAGCGACTACCCGGGCCTGCGCGAGGCTCTCGAAGTATACGAGCGCGCCGAGGAAGCACGCCTCGGGCGCTCTGCCTGGGCGCCCGTCCCCGAAGGGGGCGAGTTGCCCGCCCTCTGCTACCGCCTCCTGCCCAGAGCCCGGGGCCTGGCCACGGACCTTTCGGCACCCGGCCAAGAGGCCGAGGCCAGCGGCGAGCTGAGCGAAGCCGAGGCGACGGTCCAGGAAGGGGTGGAGCGCGTCGAACTGAGCAAGGAAGAGCGCGAGCAACCGCCCCCCCACCACAACTTTGAGAAGGTCGAGACCCTGGACGAGTTTCGCGGGATCGTCCGGGACCTCGATGGCTCGGACGAACTGGAGGCCGAGCTCGACGCCATGCGCGAGCTGAAGATGGGCCACGTGATCCGGGTCGACGACCCCGCCCACGCGATCTACCGAGCCGAACTCCTGATGGACGATCAGACAGGCGAAGTAGCCTCGGCCCAAGGCGAGGGCATCCCCTACGACGAGTGGGATGCCAAGAAGAAAGCCTACCGCAAGGCCTGGTGCCGGATCCGCGTCTCGCGGTGCGACGCGCGAGAGCCCGAGTGGTACGCCGAGCAACGCCCCAAGCACGCCGACGCCATTCGCCGGCTCAAGCGGGCCATGGAGCGTGCCGTCGCCGCGCGCGATCGCCGCTGGCGCCAGCCTGAGGGCCCGGAGCTCGATCTCGGGGCCGTGATCGAGCAGCGCGTCCGCCTCTTGAGTGGCCAGGCCCCCAACGAGGAGATCTACCTGGACGCGCGGCGGCCCAGGCGGGAGCTCGCGGTACTCGTCCTCTTGGACCTCAGCCTCTCCACCGACGCGTACGTGGACGGACGCCGCGTGCTCGACGTCTGCAAGGAGTCCCTCTTGGTCCTCGCGGAGGTCTGCAACGGCTTCGGCGACGCGTTCGAGATCGCAGGCTTCTCGAGCAACACCCGCAACCAGGTCGACTACCGCGTGATCAAGGCCTTCTCGGACGCGTGGAGCGCAGCCGCTCCCCTGATAGGCCCCCTTGAGCCCCGGGGCTACACGCGCATCGGGCCGGCCCTGCGACATGCGACGCGCCGCCTCGCGAAGCAAGCGGCCAAGCACCGGGTGATCCTGCTACTGAGCGACGGCAAGCCCAACGACTTCGACCGCTACGAGGGTCGCTACGGCATCGGGGACATTCGCCAGGCCGTCCGTGAGGCCGAGCGTGAGGGGGTCCGGGTGCATGCGCTCGCGGTCGACAAGCAAGCCAGCGACTACTTGCCCCACATGCTCGGGGGCCAGCGCTTCTCCGTCCTGCGACACCCCGATGAGCTGGCCGGAGCGATGAGTCAACTCATCGCTCGCCTCGCCAGCCGGGGGTAA
- a CDS encoding metal-sulfur cluster assembly factor, with amino-acid sequence MIHEEQVREALREVVDPELGLDIVTLGLVYELKVSGFGDVSIRLTLTTPGCPMEAVILSGIYQVLRRLEGLGRLDVALVWEPRWGPERIEAAGRKLLGLAG; translated from the coding sequence AGCAGGTGCGCGAGGCGCTGCGCGAGGTCGTCGACCCGGAGCTCGGGCTCGACATCGTTACCCTGGGCCTGGTGTACGAGCTCAAGGTGAGCGGCTTCGGCGACGTGTCGATCCGTCTGACCCTCACCACCCCGGGCTGCCCCATGGAGGCGGTGATCCTGAGCGGCATCTACCAGGTGCTGAGGCGGCTCGAAGGTCTCGGTCGGCTCGACGTGGCCCTCGTCTGGGAGCCTCGCTGGGGTCCCGAGCGGATCGAGGCAGCCGGCCGCAAGCTCCTGGGCTTGGCCGGCTGA